tttttaaaattatttatttatttttggctgtgttgggtctttgtttctgtgtgtgggctttctctagttgcggcgagtgggggccactcttcatcgtggtgcgcgggcctctcactatcacggcctctcttgttgcggagcacaggctccagacgcgcaggctcagtagttgtggctcacaggccctgttgctccgcggcatgtgggatcttcccagaccagggctcgaacctgtgtcccgtgcattggcaggcagattctcaaccactgcaccaccaggaaagccctgtttttaatttttaaaaacgcaTTCCATTCTCCTGTTTTTGAATTCAGTCCTTATCAATAAAGTAATTTTTGCTGAGATAGGGTAGGCTAAAAAGCTGAAAAGACACAGTCCTTTCCTGCAGGAACTTAAGAGTCCAGCAGGGGAATGGTCCGTTCGCTCTCCATCTGTATAGAAGAAGAACGGGCAGACAAAATTATACTGGACCATGTTGGAGAAGGCCTGAATCCTTGAAAACAGGGAATTGGGTCAATCCCAAGGCATGGTGGAAATGAGAGATACAGCAGATTTTTTTACCCTTTTTAGTCACCCTGCAACTGGATCTCATTCCTAAGTTTAGGGCATACTCTTCCTTCTGAGCCCACCTCTCATCAGAGGGAATGCTTGTCCAGTCTCCCTGGCATCTAGGGCATCACCTAGGTCTTTCCAATCAGATATGCTCACCTCAAATTCTGAATCCAAAGCTGATGATACAGGAACCATGCAGACCCCTCTGGTAATTAAGGCAGCAGTAGCTACATCTGATCTCCTGAGACAGCGATAGCACATGCAGTTTCTAGAATTCAGAATCATCTGTCTCAACTCTTTCATTCTACAAATGCAATGTGGAGTAAATGAAGACCAACCAAATGAGAACAGGCAACGGCTATTTTTTCAGAGCTTGTTATAGGAAGGGAGTCAGCCACCATCACAtgttttggcagagactcaaaggcctGCAGAAGTGGGAAAGCTTTACAGGAGAAAACAAATAAGCCATCAGGTATGCCTTGCTTGGAGGCTGTTGGTGTGGGGAAGCCATCAGTAGGCTAACTAGAAGCAGAACATCCTATGCGATTGGTTAGGGGTGCATTATTTGGCTTTTTCTGGTTCATGCTAGGTTGGAAGTGGGgacaaaaattagggaagctgtcggttttttttttttttttaagaggctcttttcttttttaaaaaaatttatttatttatttacgtatggctgtgttgggttttagtttctatgcgagggctttctctagttgtggcaagcgggggccactcttcatcgcggtgcgcgggcctctcactatcgcggcctctcttgttgcggagcacaggctccagacgcgcagcctcagtagttgtggctcacgggcccagttgctccgcggcatgtgggatcttcccagaccagggctcgaacccgtgtcccctgcattggcaggcagattctcaaccactgcgccaccagggaagcccaagctgtcGGTTTCTAATCAAGTCCTGGCCATTTGGATCCAGTGGCTACAGGAGTTATAGTTTGGCTTCATGAGCTGGTTGCTAGAGATTGTGGTCTGATTTCATATAAGTCTGACTTACTGATAGCAGACTGGCTTCCTAGGCTGTTTACTGCAGATAATGGATTTGTTTCCTGGGCTGGTTGCTGCAGATGGTGGATCAGAGTTCTACTTTTATACATGGTCTAGCCATTGTCTATTTTTATATGCAAATCTCTCatcagaaactgaggcccagagaagtagAGCGGTCTAAGATTCTTAATCCAAGGTCTAAGAGCTAAGAGTAATCAGAACTGATAGGTCAACCTGAGATTTAGCATATTTATCCTATCATCACCTCCAAAGGAACTTGTTCTGCTTGTTGAGGAAACAAGGTTCAGATCCATGGAAAAATGAAGTTCAGTACAGATGTTACAGAGATCAGTTGCACCAGGAAGTTAATAGTTAGTGTTATAGCTTGGCAGGAAAGCTCACCACTTTCCCCTTCAGGCAGAAGCACTGCTATATCCAGAGCCTCTAGTGATCAAGTGCTCTCTACGTACTGGGCATTCCAGCCAGGCAGCAAAGTGAAGTGGTTAAATGCACGGTTCTCCAGGCTGCCTACCCTATCATATTTTACCCTCGCCATTATTAGCTATAAACTTGAACAAGATACTTTACCTTTCtggtcttcagtttcctcatctgtaaaatgggaataacaatgaCACCTAGCTCATCGTGCTCTTGTGCAAATTAAATGAGCAGGCACTTGCAACACACTTAAAACAGtacctgagggcttccctggtggcgcagtggttgagaatctgcctgctagtgcaggggacacgggttcgagccctggtctgggaagatcccacatgccgcagagcagctgggcccgtgagccacaactactgagcctgcgcgtctgaagcctgtgccccgcaacgggaggggccgcgatagtgaaaggcccgcgcaccgcgatgaagagcggtccccgcaccgcgatgaagagtggcccccacttgccgtaactagagaaagccctcacacgaactgaagacccaacacagccaataaataaataaataaataaataaataaataaaaaagaggaaatattaaaaaaaaaacaaaaaacaaaaaaaaaacagtacctgATACTTAATACGTGCTTATACAAGTTAGATATGACAATCTTGTTTAGTCTTCACATCAACTCAGCGTGATAAGTAGTATAATCCTACTTTGCAGGTGAAGAAACTAAAGATAGTACTAAGGATAGTTATGTCCTGGTCCAAGATAGTGAGTGTCCGAGTCAGGATTTTCACTCATGTCTCTATGAAGCCCAAACTTATTATTCCTTCCCACTTAGCTTCTGAACACTAGATGCCACTGTTGGGAAAGAAGACAGTAGAGTGGGAAAGCATAGAGGGCTGTGGTATCAGGGTGTCCAGATTCAATGCTTGGTTCTGCCCTTGCACAAATTACTTACCATCTCTGAGCACATTTTCCCTTGCAAACTGGTAATAAtaacctacctcacaggattgttttaaggattaaataagataatgtatgtgaagtttccagagcagtgcctggcacatgagaGGTACTTAGTAAATGACAACGATCATTTTCACTGTTAGAATTGAAAGTGACAATTGTAAACTATTCTTTAGAGTCTGTCCCTTAATGGCCCACCTTCATGAAGTTTTGTCTTAGTCCCCAAACTGGCTTGACCCTCCACTGCTGAATTCCTCATTGTTGGTACTGTGGTAGGTCAAGCAGAGACCAGAAAAATGActtggaggaggagaagggtcCTGCAGGGGAGAGGAATAAACAGGCAAGGAGTGGTTACATGGTAATGTGGAGTTCCAAAAGACCAAGGCTTCCCATGGCCCAGACTCTCAGAAGAATCAGAAATGCTTCCCAGAAAACAAAGGGAGGAGCTTCATCCTCAGTTCTGTGGGTCAACCTGAGACATACCCTCGGCATGTCTCGTGTtggttctaattttatttatttatttatttatttatttatttatttatttatttatggctgtgttgggtcttcgtttctgtgcgagggcttcctctagttgcggcgagcaggggccactcttcatcgcggtgcgcgggcctctcaccatcgcggcctctcttgttgcggagcacgggctccagtcgcgcaggctcagtaattgtggctcacgggcttagttgctctgaggcatgtgggatcttcccagaccagggcttgaacccgtgtcccctgcattggcaggcagattctcaaccactgcgccaccagggaagcccctggttctAATTTTAACACTGAGTTCAGTGAAGTTGACTTCGCAACTGTGCCTTGAGAGTTAAAGCTGAGTCGTTTTTCAGACTGGTCAGGGAAAACAGAAGACAGGCAACTGGAAAATCTGATAGAATAAAGGTGCTCATAATGGGGagtataaaagcaaaaatgcCTTGTTTCAAAGGAACATAAAAGACCATCTCTTCCATCACCCTGAAAGGTAGGTGTTATCATCTTGTTTTCCAGAGGTTCCTAGGTTAAATTTTACAGCCCAAATCAATCAGGTAATCAGAGTTGAATCATGATTTGAATCCAAGAAAAAAGATCTGGAGAAAAACACACctaaggacttccttggtggtgcagtggttaagaatctgcctgccaatgtaggggacacagtttcgatccctagtctgggaagatcccacatgctgtggagcaactaagcctgtgagccacaactactgagcctgtgctctagagcctgtgctctagagcccggaagccacaactactgagcccttgtgccacatctactgaagcccacgtgcctagagcccgtgcccagcaacaagagaagccacttcagtgagaaatgagaagcccatgcacctcaacaaagagtagctcccgctcgccacaactagagaaagcctgcgcgcagcaacaaagacccaatgcagccaaaaataaataaataaataaataaataaataaataaataaatttttagaaaaacaccTAAAGATTTCAGAATGGTTATCTATGGGTGATAGGATTATgagtgatttgcattttcttctttatatttgttgtattttccaaattttctctatTGGGTAGTTGTTacttaataatgagaaaaaaaatcaataaaattatttaaatttcatcaGGGCTGAGGATGAGGGCTGGGAGCAGAAACCAGAAGCAGTGGGAAAGCTCACTATAGGATCATCAGTCTGCTGTTTCTGAAACTGCGGAAACTAAACTGCTAAGCTGAGGTTCTATTCAGAGTgagatggggaggaaggaggcaagCAGTCCAGGCCAGAATTCTGGCTCCTTCGAGCCCAGGGAAGTTCAGCATGAAAGGTGCCTGGAACAAGAACACTGACTTAATAGTTGTTTCCGAGTTAGCCTCAAAGTAGAAGATAGGAGAATAGGTGGGGATGTAGATGTAACGAGACTGAATTTGGTTGATAATTGTGAAGCTAGGTGATGGATAAATGGAATTCGTTCTATTTTTACATTTGCATTAATACACTTATTTGTTCataataattttgtaaaaagttctcaataaatttatttaaccagtgaacatcaaaaaaaaaaaaaagttgtttccaAACTCAAAGACTTGATCCAGGAACAACCTATACCATGAGGCTGGCCAGAATCCAAAATGGAAGGACCTCGAAAGAAGGCTCATGCACCTCCCTGGGCAGGGCTCGGGAACTACACTTTGTCCCTGTGCATTCTTAGCCCTTATAATCGAGCTTCCTGTCCACTATAATTTGTGTTACAATTAAGACCTCTGACACAGAAGTATGAGAGCctgaaatgagaaggaaaacagGGGTACAGAGAGGAGAGTGCCCAACACCAGCAAGGAGGAAGCGGGGAGGACTGACGCCCCTCACCCAGTCACAGTCTCTTCATGTGGAGGGCAGAGTCATGGGATCGGAGCTGTGGGTGATTTAGGAGATAGAGCTGGGGATGCATTTGGCAGGGGAGAGAAGGCCCAGGTTCCCACTGGCATCTTCCTTCTCCGAAGAAGCAAGAGGTCCCTAGGTAATATGAGATTCAAGCTCATCCCCATCATTGTTTCTACTCCTGAAGCATTTTCAAACTCCAAGCAGATATCATACGGagaaaactttatttgtaaaaatacattCTGGCCCCAGAAGATTCCATAAATGGAAGATACACAAATCTGGGGTTTGGGAGTTGAGTGGGAGTGGTCAGTCATTGTAAGACAAGCCTGTAATTTCACATCAGAAGTTCTTCTTCCACAACCCACGCTTAGCAGCCATTGGTTCAGTTTTAAGTATCTCTTAGAGCACTGGTGGTCAGTAAACATGtccttaatttaataaaattctagCGGCTCCTCTAGAATTTAGAAGGTTTGTTTACTCTATGAAAAACCTGCTCTAGTTGGGTTATAAATATAATCtgtgaattgtttttaaaagtctcatcttcaaatataaaaataaataagttaaatagcaaaaataaatacattagctAAGAAATACACCCAACAGTAAAAAAGATCTTATTAAAATCTAACAAAACTTTAGATTAAGAATAGGAACACATGAAGATAATCACAGtaaggaaacaaataataaataaataatatacacaGTGACCAGCACTAAATTATACAACAAAGAGATGGTGGTTTGGGGTCATGCCTCCTGGGTACTGAGGGCTGGGAGTCTTGGCCCAGAATACTCTCAGCAGCATCACTTTCTTCCTAGTCCATCTCTTCCATCCAGCTCAGGAGAATGTCTAGCTCCCCCAAAGCCTTCACCACTGCTGCCTGAGGCTGAAGCTGGAAGATACCAAGTGAAGTGGTGAGCAACTCATAAAGAGACAATGTGGGCTCCAAGGTTAATCCTCTCCTTTCACTGGTAGGTCTATTGGAGATTGTAAACAGAGCatctttttcaaaatgaagagCTCGAGAGGCATTATGGAACCTCAAGATCTCACAAGAGGAGGGAAAAATCATTGAGTCCTATCACCCTAGTCTTacatagagaaactgaggcccaggggtgTAGCAGAATTGGGACTACAACTCAAGCCCCTTGAATCACAGAGATCAAAATAATTAggctgttttttaaagaaagatgtgtgtgtgtgtgtgtgtgtgtgtgtgtgtgtgtgtgtgtacgggtTGCCTACTGTGCATCCTTCAatggaacaaatatttattgtgctaaGCATTGGGCTGGCTAGGGACTCAGAAATGAATGACATCATCACTACCCACAGGGAATTCACAGTTGAGTGAGGGAGACAGGCAGAAGCAGGCAATTAAAATGTAGTGTGGTAAATAGATGATGGGGGCCCCACAGGATGACAGGAGCACTTAACTCTGAGAGAAGTAGCCAGTGCCTTCCTGGAGGTGATGCCTAGGCTGagtcttaaaggatgagtaggaattaGTGAGTGTGGAGCAGCCTCCAGCCTTCCTGGCAGATGTGCAAAGGCATTGAGGTGAGAAACAGCATGGCATGGGCATGCAGGAAATTGTGAGTGACTATTTTTGAGGGTATGTACAAGTGTGTGAATGTCGGAAAACTATCGCCTCTAGTTTGTGTAGCTGGAAAGTTCAGATGTCTCTGGAGTGACTTGATGGAATCATGGCTATTCCTTCTTGATTCCCAGAGCATCTTGCAGAGACAGCACCCTTCTAGAGCCTGAATGGGTATCCCCTGGGTTAAAGCAGAGGGATAGTCCACATGACTTCAGAGAGCCATTAACCTGAGGGCTATAACATTTCTTTAGGTATGAAcatccatcccacccatctatgATCTCAGTTCTAAAAACACTCATCCCAACCAAGGCCAAAATTGCATATACCTCTTGGAAGTGACTCATAAGCTGGCCGTATTTCTCCATTGCTTCCTCCCCACAAGGGCATGTCATATGGGCATGTTGAAAAGAATACCAAAGAATGATAGATTTTATTAAAGATTCTGATTTTCTGCCCTTGCCATTGACACAAAGTAGGTGGAAGTTCTATTCTTTCACCTATAGAAGTCTTTTCAGACCTCCTTATTTAGGATCATTAAACTGATCATCAGCTAGAAGAGGAAGCATATAGAGctcattgtttctttttagaaACAGGCAGCACTGAAAGAGTTTGTGATCACTGTATCCCATCTGGCCTGCACCCTCCAACCCAGTTCTAGTCTAGCTCCCTCCAGAGAGCCCCCATGGGAGAGAGAATTGGATTCCTAGGTCCTATCTTGAGATTGAGTCCGGTTGTCTGCTGATTAGCTGTCTGGACTCAGGATGCACTAGTATGCCGCAGGATAACTCACCTACAGAAGAAGCATAATTTCATGGATACTAGGAAATTATCGGTGACATCAAATAGGTAGCACTTTATAGTTCTGTAGACATTTTGTATGGAGCttgtattcaaaaataaatataactgagTTCTCATTACCTAGTAACATGGCTCAACACAGATTATTAGAACTCTTGGACTCAGTTCTTCCATCCATTAAATGAGGCTAAGAATGAGCCTGATTGCTAAGTCATTGAAGCTATGTGCTGAGGTGGATCCTTTTACCCAAGACCCTTAGTCACACAGAGCCAGAGGTCCTTCTTGATGGTAAGAAAAGAGTTGGCGAGACTGCTGATCTTCTGGAGGATACGGTGGTCAGGGGTCTGATAGTTTTTGAATACCTTGTCCAGGTAGATTCTCAGTATATGGCAGAGGAGGCAGCACTGACCTGCAGGCTACAAAGAAGACTGGCGtgttggtgggggggagggtgtcCAGGGACAAGGGTGATGGAGATGCCCCCGACTCATATTTCCTCCCAGAACTCATACAGACCAAGCATGTACCTTTGTGTCTTGCAAAGGCTGAGTCTTCCTCAAGATTCTGAGGTCAATGATTTCATCTTTGGGTTGCTAAACAGAGGAAGGCAAGATGAAAAAGTACAGGTCAGTAACTGCTGCCAGGATCTTAGACATCCAgacctcccatcccctccctgccATGGCACAGAGGGCAGAGTCCCTCTCCAAAACACTTTTAAATTATGAACTACAGATATTTCCTGGGAACACATCCTCCTGGTAAGGAGTCCCCAGCCTGCCTCTTTTTGTAATCACACTGCTGAGggacagagaaaaataagtagaaaagtGGGGAGGCAGTCACAAAGTGAAAGGTGGGGTCCCTCCCTCACATAGCCCTCTGTTCCGTATCTCCGAAAATCCACTTCGAATTGCTTGAAGACTTGCGGTGATCACACAGCTTCCCAAATGGAGTGTCTTCACCCTGGCGGAAGGTGTCCAGAAGAGATAAAACACAGCAGAAAGAAAGCAGAGGGGAAGACCAGAGCCTTTCATTCTGGAGACCACAGGAGATTCTGGAGCCAGATTCTGGAGACCACAGGAGCTAAGAATTAAGGAAAGAGCATGACTTATTGATTTCCCCATTTCATGCCTTAAGAAGCCAATCCCGTCACCAGGGACATGCCTCCCCCCAATCCCCGATGTCCCCTGGTGAAACTTAATAGCTTCATCTGACTTCAGATGGTCTGGCACATTCATCCAACTtactaagaaaaagagaagagaaggcttCAGGTGCTTGCTCAGGGTCTGAGTATGAGTTGGTGCTACAGGTCCTGGCTCCTTTATTCTCTCCCCAACCCAGCCCCATCATTATTGCCCAGCAGGAAAGGCCTGGAGCAGCAGGCACTTGCAATGAGTAGATAGAGGATGACATTTCAGGGAAAATGTCAAAACTTCTTTTCACGAATTGACGTATATAGTCTTCCCTTCCAGAATGCCAATGTAGCTCACCCTTCGGGTCCCCTCAGACCCACAGAGGGACTGGGGGAAAACTGAACCTCATAGAAGCTGCTGCCAAGCCACCAAAAACATTTCAGGGAAATTGTCTGGATTTTACGGCCATCCCCAGGGCAGAGGAACTTAGCTCTATTTGACATTTGTCTGAGATCAGATTGGTTATTTGAGGatagtagatttattcctagccTTGTAACTCAGGCCGAGGATCAAGTAAGCGATcccaaaagaaagaggaaaaaggtgGGAAGGAACTCATTTCTTCTTGGGATGAGGCTTGCTCTGTAAGAGGGCACTTTATAGTAGTTGCTGAGTTTTAAGGTAAAATGATAATGCGCTGAGATTAGGGAGAGGAGAGTGAAACACTCACCTcaggcacaaaatttaaggagacaaaagtctcagtaatcaagataaataatattttaatgcagtaacaaaattaatgaaaacaaccatgatgaacaaaagattaacaatttaaataaagacagaatcTGACAGGGCCATGCTGAGCCATATCGGAACCCAGGACAAAAGGGGAAATGAGTGctcctatctgtctatctatctagctaTACATTATCTAGCCATCTATATCTACATATGTTTATCCATccgtctatatctatctatatatctatatccatatctatgTCTTTATGTATCAGAAGTATATGATGAAAATATTAGTGATGAGTTTTCTTCCCTTAAAACCaggaaagtaaaattataataaattctgTTTGGgacataaataacatatttaaacttaaaaataatgtgaGTTGTAATACAGCTAATTATcaatttttcaataattttcaaCTACCTTAATGTCttggaaaaataatatacataaaataataaaaacatatgcaGAAGAGTACAAATgaaactatttacaaaacagaagtagagtcacagatgtagaaaacaaacttatggttaccagagtgtaagggggggagggataaattgggagattgggattgacctatactcattattatacataaaatagataacgaataaggacctactgtacagcacagggaactatactcaatactccgtaatggcctatatgggaaaagaatctaaaaaagagtggatatatgtatatgtataactgattcactttgctgtacacctaaaactaaaacaacattgtaaatcaactatactccaataaaaatcttaaaaaagcaTATATAGAGAGGTGTACATCTTTCCTGTTTGCCTTAGGTTCCCGGATGCCTTGGTACAGCACTGATAATCGTTACcgcttactgatttttttcctgcgTTCCAATCAATAGGCTCGGTATACTTTACATTCATGTTCACCTGGGATACTGCCACATGTAGGAAAAGGGAATaaacaaaccaaacccaaaagTATCAGAGAGAACTCTGGGTTTGAGGACTAGGTCCAAATGCCTGCTCTACAAGTCCCCATCGGTGTAGGTTGTCCCAGTTTTCCCAAgactggggcgggggggtgaggggaggatcCAGGGCATAGcactttaacttttaaaactgaaaatgtcACAGGTAAATCTGTATGAGTTAGTCACTCTCtatctatgtgaccttggacaagtcaacTCACCTctctgagttttgttttcttagcCCCCAAATGGTTCTAACTAAACTTACCCCAGAAATTTGTtttgacatttaaataaaatgatgcatgATTTGTACACCTAGCATCTAGTGAGTGATCAACTTATTTTAAATAGAGAATGATGTTAGTTACCTTGAACATAGTGGGTATAtggtaaatatatgttaaattcaACAATTTGatcagcatttattaagcacccactgTCTTGAATATCATGCTAGGTACTGGAATACAAAGATAAACATGACAATTCCCTATTCTCTAGGATATTTTGTCCTAATGAAAAGGACTCCTTTAGACATGGCACTGAACACACCTGGCTAGATGACTAGGAGAACTGAGCTCATCCCCAGAACCATGTGAATAGTGTAGAGAGAGGGAGCTCTTTTACCTGAGTTCAGGAAGGGCTGCTGCTTGTGATCTCCTAGGAGTCTGTCTCAAGCTAAGAGTTTccaattatgtgtatatatatcccatGAATGAAGTCAGCTCCCACAGGTGAGGGCTAAAACTCCCTTGGAATTTCTCTGGTGACACTGGACCTCCTCCCGGCCTGAGGCAGTTTAATTGCTGACTGGATTACCTCAACACCTTCCTCCTCTAAGAAGCACTTCTTTGGAGATTACTGGTTTAGTTATTGGTTAAAGGATACCCCTTTCTTTCTGGCTCCCTTCCAGAAGGAAGGTAAAATGGTAATCAGAACAGAAAAGATCACTGAATTACAGAACTGGAAGAGAATTCCAGGAGGTGCTTTTTCCCCCTCCTCTAAATCCAGTTCTCCTAACCAGTTTTCTCCCCAGACCCAGACACTGTGGACTCGCTCCTGCTGCTTCTCCTTTGCCTTTGCTCTTCCCACCATTTCTCTCCAACAATGGCTACCCTACTTTCCCTCCATTCATCATTGAAGAGTGGACCCCAATTCTTTATTCCTGAACTACTTTGGTCCGAAGCAATTCCTCTCTTCTCTAACTTCCAACAGCAGGTTTTTCTTTGGCATATGAGAATCTAATGTTGCCCTCTGTTTCATGGGTCTTAGCCTTTTCTCTCTAATGATACTGGAAGATTTTCTTAGACATGGACTAATCCATTAGGCGGGACCACACCTCCAGGCAAGATTAAATTAAGGCACCTGAGATTAACCTCCAACAGTGCTTTGGAAACTGTCAAGATGGTAGAGATTATAATATATTCCTTTGCAACATTTTTCCTATTCAATATCTGACACTCTGAAGTCCTGTATTTAAGCTCAAGGATTCCATAGTTACCAGGATAACTTTGGCatattctttcatctttctggATGTCAATTtacattatctgtaaaatgagagcaaTAGAATAGATAATGTATAAGATCTTTTCCAATTCTGACATTCAATGTCACTATGATGCTTTGCTCTTCTACCTCTTGATCAGAACACtcctttttaatgtcttttaatgTCTTCCTAAAGTTCCTTGAAAATGAGGACTGTAACGTTTCATTGTAATACTTGATAAATGCTGAAAACGTGTGAATATCTAATCTAGATATCTCTTGTGCTTATGCCTGTTTTTCCATCCTTGTTAGTAGGTAAACAATTTCTCATCCATAACTGTGATTAAAGTAAAATTGAGAAACATGGTCTGGCAAGACTTTCAGGAAATATAAGCTGTACCCGTGTCAGTCAGTTCCTTCTCATTAACCAAGAAGAACCCAGTTGTTTTGTTCTAAGTTACCTATAATGATTAAGTAAATCTAGTTCACGTGCAATCCCAATTTACTTTAATAATGAAGACTCTGCTTTTCCTATATCAGAATACTTTATTCTTGTTTAAAATCTGCTTAATAGATCCCATTTCACACTCTGCACAGACACCAATTCAGCTTACCTGCTATAAAACACTTCCTCTGTCTCACcctaacctctctctctctctacaccaCCACTTACCG
Above is a window of Balaenoptera acutorostrata chromosome 1, mBalAcu1.1, whole genome shotgun sequence DNA encoding:
- the IL20 gene encoding LOW QUALITY PROTEIN: interleukin-20 (The sequence of the model RefSeq protein was modified relative to this genomic sequence to represent the inferred CDS: substituted 1 base at 1 genomic stop codon); this translates as MKGSGLPLCFLSAVFYLFWTPSARVKTLHLGSCVITASLQAIRSGFSEIRNSXQPKDEIIDLRILRKTQPLQDTKPAGQCCLLCHILRIYLDKVFKNYQTPDHRILQKISSLANSFLTIKKDLWLQHAHMTCPCGEEAMEKYGQLMSHFQELQPQAAVVKALGELDILLSWMEEMD